Part of the Mytilus galloprovincialis chromosome 14, xbMytGall1.hap1.1, whole genome shotgun sequence genome is shown below.
CAATTGTAGTATAACCATGGTagttaagaataaaaaaaatcggaaGCCTTTAAACGGTGTTAACTACTGCTTAGAAATGGGAAAATGAAATTATCATGTTGATCAAAGTATCTAGTTTGAAGATATATATGTGTGTCAATATCTAGGAAAAGATCAATATCATTACCAAACCTTGTTTTTTTAGAAGTATTGTCAGTTTCACGTTTGCCGGTGAATATGAGATGTAGCATTTCAACTTGATCATTGAGAGGCATTACATCATCAAGTCAtcgaaaaattaaattaaagaataTCGCAAGatgcatttttgttttgaattcgAAAACGTTTTGTATGAACTGTTGTTCATATAAGTGCAGACAAAGTTACCCAGTAGTCATGAACAAAATAGTACCAATGGAATTCCGTAGTCAGTTAAACATGGCGTCATAGTGATAAAGCTGTTCgtttattaaataaactcatcatagatgccaggattaaaattttatattacgacagacgcgcgtgtcgtttacaaaagactcatcagtgacgctcgaataagaaaatgtacgaagttgaagagtattgaggacaaaaaattcctaaaaatttggCAAATgcagctaagttaatctattcctgaggtagaaaagccttagatttttcaaaaattcaaagttttattaatagttaatttataaatatgaacataccaaagataactcaagtcaacataTCAGAAGGAAAAACTTCTTCTGTCAAATGAGACACGTATCATTACCTTAGTCAGAAAGTCAACACCCTTCATGGGCTAGATGATGTTTcacttattatattattataatattccaCGAGAAAATTAAAACTCTAACGTTTGGCATACTAAGACATATTGTCAGtgttactttttaacttttaaaatatactttttttctccAGATACACTAAATCAGATTTTAATCTAAAAATGATGGTGAACGGATTACAAGAAAAACTGACCACAATGCTAAAGAAATGTAGAAAACCTGTGGAAAGGTTGGTTTTTATAGAATCGTCGCTATTCCTCTTCATTGGTAAACTATTTCTTCTGTATGGAGGTGTTGACTTGCAATACAGATTATTCAACTGTTCAACATCCTCAATCTTTCGGTTtacatttaacattttatataTGGTAATGAGACACAAGCATGTTAAATGAAAATACTACTTGTGCAAATCCTAGTAAAGAGGTCATAAAGCTGATCTAAATAGACTTGTATATAACGAAAATCATAGATAATCTTTTATATTTCAAGcccaaaatgaaagtaaaattgtgaaatacaaatgCCTATTCATACCGCTACATAACCTCGTACAAAATATACTGCTTTTTGTGTTTCGTgcttataaaaagaaacaaaaaggtATCAAGGAGGTTTAAAAACAAAACGTTAAAGGAGAATCATCAAACACAATCGTTTATGAGTGAGAATAAACGAAAAGActgatttaaaatatatattggaATACAGCTTGGATTGTTCCCTCTCCGTCAAAACGGTTGTGCTTTAGAAAGGTCagcatttcattttcaaatagtaatatctgtaaaatatgaacactaaaggagtaggtccagtaaaggctgattttggcctcaaatttcacatgtttcaggttcatctaaagaaagtttttggacactttttaaacacttaagtgtctatttcaattgagtCGATTAGTttgtgtgaaatattttaactgatttagtcattcaAAACTCtgtgattcaagcttaaatatgaaaaatctatcaaatataccaaaaaacgtcacttttcagatggtttttgtcaaaaatgaaagtggtcgcatccatgttcatcctcaacctttatatatgttttgtattatcatcaaatacaacttacatttcaatattatgaaagaacacgaatgtggccactttcatttaagacggaaaccgtctaaaaattaaccaaaatgctaaaattttgacgattccagtaatttagcatgactaaaTCATGTTAATGATGCAAGAACGcgttatttgtgcattgtattgtcaaaaacagctcatatttatgtagcagaagcattttactttccaaaatatatcTAAAAGAATActgtttcacaattttctaaaactgctatattttggggtcaaaaaggggtctttttagacacttatataaactttgaaatatcTATTTAATTGTTGTCAATTGTTATTTTCTCAAATTATCAGTCAAAACTCACCTATAGAAGAAACAGGTTCAGACCTTAACGACAGTTCAGAGTTTTCCCCTAGGTATGTATTATACGGCTGAAAGGTATGGACTCCGTTTTATTCTGCTTTGTGGATTTCAATCTGCTAAAGcaagacaaaataaaattacaagtGAGGCCTTTGCTCAAATGGTGAACACTAAGCGGTACGTGTATTAACAATAACCATTTGTAAAGTGCTGTTATTTAATTTGCTGGAAATTATACTAATAAGAAACGAGATATGTTGGTTATATGTTATAACCTTTCTATCAAAAATtagttcaaattaattttttttacagtttaaatAGTAAAAAGATTGGCAGGTTTAAATTGGCAAATCTATGAATGTGTGATGATGGCTGACTGATAACATCTGCTTAATTTTGTCTCATCAGCAAAAAAACTGCACCgcctgtttatttatatttttattccaggcatagattaccttagctgtatttggcatattgttttgaaaattttggaaccttaatgctcttcaactttgaacttgtttggctttataaatagtttgatatcagcgtcactgataagtcttatgtagacgaaacgcgcgtctggcgtactaaattataatcctggtacctttgataactattatagaaCCACATGTCAGAAAATAAcaccagtatattttttttatgaaataatgaagcgagaaaaataaaaaatggataGTTTATAGAATTTATGTGGAAACACAATAACAAAGAGgattaattatttaaaatctgCTTATCATTTCAATCACACACTgtttgtaaagtaaaaaaaaatgcatatgttcagtatataaactttttaatagattttttttctatcttatgTGCAGGTCTACAGACTCATACCTGACTTTTATACAACAACAGACAGGGAATGGAAGAAGACCAGATATTATTGAGTATGTTTGAACAATACAACAATACAACAATTTGTTCATATGTTTTAAAGAACATTTTCGAAGTCCTTACTGGCGATGGACAGTAGATTGAAATTTATGTTTTGTCGCATTTTTTCccttttataattcattttattaactatttgttctgattattgaTGAAAGTGGTACAGTGACCCatttatatatatgcaaaattTAGGTCAAAGAAACGATGTTGGTCAGAAAGTTGAAAAATTATTATCAAGCATGTGTCAAAgtaatgggattttttttatttgatcaaaaacgttaaaatacccatgttataaaagagggacgaaagataccagagtgacagtcaaactcacaaatcgaaattaactgacaacgccatggctaaagatgaaaaaaaagacaaacagaaaaacaatagtacacatgaaacaacatagaaaactaaagaataacacgaaccccacaaaaaactaggggtgatcttaggtgctccggaagggtaatatATGCACGGTTTGCATTCCCAACAAAGTTGATGTATTATCCCTTTTATTTTTAGGTCAACAGATATCTTCCAGCGAAGGACGGAAGAACAATGTGCAGAGTTGCCTGGGTTTGTATAATTTTCTCTGTTCTATTTTATCACTAGTGGTGAAGATAAATTAAACTTAAAGGGGTTTATCTCGTTAACATCAATATCACAAGTAAGATAACAAAATTACCGAGCTccgaaaaaattgaaaatggaaagtcCGTACTCAAatcacaaaatcatatttttaactTACTACATAATTGTATCAACATTAGCAAACATGACAATTTCGTCAAGTAAAAGTATGTACCGAACACCAactgtatagttttattgttgatattcacacCACCTGTGCCAAGTTTGAGAATAGttttattgatatacaaaaaaaaatccgtgGTATTCCTTAACGGAAGATTatacatacaaaaaaaagtatactttaaaacaaaccacatcttcctatatctaagaagGCGTCATTCCGAAATGCGGATACTTAAGTCCGTGATACTTAATACTTGAAATCACGTTAACACTCAAGAGTTTGAACAATCAATCACAATGAATCATTCTACATATTTGTTAACACAGTTTTCAGTTAAAAACAAAAACGATTAACTTTGCAAGCATAATAATGTTTGTATtcctttacattttacatttttgtctattttttagaCCATCTAATAACTCCCCGAAGTTGACCAGAGGAAAATATACTAATATTCCTAGGCCTAGGTTTGTATGAACTTTTTCCTTTTGACACACAAAAAGCAATCATTAAAAAGATACCTGGTATAATTTGGAACGCCCTACGCCTGTTTATTTTTAACCAATATACTCCTAGTCATCGCTCGAATCAGTTGGGAGGCAAAACAAAATATGTTCCATGttacaaaatggaaaacaacacttttgataatttattgcgtccgaagcgcttttctggatttaccttcaccaaaAACGCTCAATgccaaacatttaaaatccgaagatgtataagtaccgtattagtttcataataacttcaaaatttataaacggacaattttagtaaagtttgtaaaatcatgtcagtaccgaagcactgactactgagttgatgataccctcggggactgatagtccaccagcagaggtatcgacccagtaaTGTAAAAAATTGCAAACTACACGTTTACTACAGACATAATTGATTGTTTTAACATACTGATCTGGGATGTCGAAAGAGCCTATAATATTAATAAGTTTGGATAACTGACACAAATCACAATGCAATGACCTACATTCACGTCAATTGATTTTTGTGGTAAGGTGTTTCCTATGCAATCATGCCTCATCGTTTTATTGtcaaattaaatgttttgttgaCACGTTATTGCATTAATTGGTAATGCAAGATTTAGAAGTCAGTACatcggtgttaacatgaatatcaataatgtggtaatttttataaatttcctgtttacaaaactttgaatttttcgaaaaactaaggattttctagtcccaggaaaagattaccttaaccgtatttggcacaactttttgaaattttggatcctcaatgctcttcaactttgtacttgtttggctttataactattttgatatgagcgtcactgatgagtcttatgtagacgaaacgcgcgtcgggcgtacttaattataatattggtacttttgataaccatttacaccactgggtcgatgccactgctggtggacgtttcgtccccgagggtatcaccagtcgagaagtcagcacttcggtgttgacatgaatatcaattatgtggtcatttttataaatttcctgtaacaaaacgaaacgcgcgtctggcgtactaaattacgatcctggtatttttgataacCACTAGACGTAAACACGCTGGGGAAAAGTTTGAGCTGTTAATTCAAAATcacaattcaataaaaaaaaagatgtcgaAATTCTAACGAGTGTTGGTTTGCCTCTCGATTTGAGTTGAGAtattctctatattttttttaattgaaggtCAACACAAATTGGTCAGCCGGCGAGAGAAGATCATTGTTTGGAGATTTCtaggtttgtatatattttaatagattatgtttctTTCTACACTGTATGACAAAATGGAATCAAGAAAAATTTACCCAGTAACATTAAACATAATATGCTGCTTCCCTTTTTTTTTATCCTCCTCCCTAATTTACATAATCAGACATACATATTTCCTTAAAAGGACTGACGAATGGCTAATAAGTCGTTCGATGTATACATTTTGTTCATATTTCTTTATGGTTTCATTTATTTTCCCAATTGAAGGTTAACAGATATCGATCAACAGAAGACGGAAGAAAATTGTACAGAGAGTTCTGGGTGTGTAtgcttttttcatttataattgaaTACACATGTACAGATATTCATTTTTTGCAAGTTTTTTCAATGACATATCACGTATATCCCATCACATGACTGTATGAATTATTGGAATAAATAACTTTGTCAATCTGATCTTTAGTGAGTTAAACGTGTGTTTAATCTCAATAAAACAGATCGTTTCTAACCCACTTTTTCAAAAATGGTCGGTCTATAAACAAAAATTACCTACACACACCAGgcagcaatacatgtatatatcagcGGGTCACTTTCCCTAATATAGTAGCACTAGCTCGTGCATGAAAAAATGGGctttatttttgtcaaaaggaAGTTACAGATCGTATTTTTTTACATATCCAGTTTTAATGAGGCACAATTCAAATACATGACGAATCGGTCAActttctataaaaataaaagagtGTTTATAAAAGCGCAAAACCTTATGAAGTGCACTACGGTCTTGgtttttatatactagtaaagtttttttatatacagCTCAACATATAGATCAAAGAAGAAGACAGGAGAAACATCCACAAAGAGACCAGGGTTTGTATAGATCTTTCTTTTTATAAACCTCGTAACATGCCCACTGACAAATGGAAATACAATCCAAATTAATCAGATATAAATGTATATACTCCGAAATAACAGTCACAAGTTTTGGATCCACAAAACTCTAAATTGGCACTCAAATCCAACGCCAAATCAAATATTGTTGACAGGGACGTCTATGAATTTCATGTTTATTCGCAGTTAATCCTTATTTTTACCCAAGGGATGAGATTATCACTTTTGAGTATGAATGTGTGACCGGCATAACCATTCGGATCACTATAATAAGATTGAACaatattgtggccaagtttgatttaatttggcctAATATTTTCaaaggagaagacttttgtaaaagttaacgacacgatggacgacggacgcaaagtgatgagattGCTCACTTTGTCACTTTTATCAAGTGAGCTAAAACACGATAAAGAAACTGATGTATAGTAAATACGAATCCAGAAATGCCCCTCGAATGCTTGACATTTATAAAGGGTTGTACTCACTCTTTTGAATGAGGAAAATTTCGGTTCAGTTGATATATTGAGTCCGATTGGCGACTTTACTTGGTTTCTTGAGAAACGATGACACACTCTTGACAATAGCTTGCTCAATCGgtcaacattttataaaaatgaaatgaattattaataaaagCGGAAAACCTTATGAAATGCCTATAGGGCTTGgtttttatatactagtaacgTTTTTTTTACATACAGGTCAACAAATAGATCAAAGAAGAAGACAGGAGTAACAACCACAAAGAGACCAGGGTATAGGTCTTTCTTTTTATAAACCTCATAACAAGtccaatgacaaaatcaaaattaatccGATATAAATAACAGACACAAGTTTTGGATCCACAAAACTCTAAATTTTGGCACTCGAATCAAATGGTTAATCAAATATCAATGACGGGGACATCTATGAATTTCAAATTAATTCGCAGTTAATTGTTATTTTTACACAAGGGATGAgcttattacttttaaataatcaataTGTGGCCGGCATGACCATTTGAAGCACTTTAATAAGATTGAACAAGTTAGAAGAGGCTTATATTTTTAAAGCATATTCCCTGGAAAGTTTTGTAActatcttgtatatttttttatttggcggGCCTGTTTTTACCAGGTAAGTATACTGGCATAAACAATACGTAGGTTGCAATATATgtagcagaatctgcttacctttTTGAAGGTATTACCGCTGTTTTTGCTGAGATTCATATTTTCgtaaaatttaatgttctatgttgttgttttatatatatatatttagttgttGTTTGgtcatttattttctttagttgccatggcgttgtcagtttgacttttcaagtttttttggCAACGTACTCTTCCACCTTAATTGGTTTATTATTGATTGTTATCTTTGCTGTTTCTTAACATACAAATACAATGAGATGAGGATTTTATACGTTTGTACTAGTACACAGATATGGTGTAAAAGTTGTTTTTATTGAATAAACGGTTTAAAGTATTACAATTAATTATTGATTTAGCTGATTGTTGACGACCTTAGTGTTAACTATAGTTGCGTACATAAACAGCTTCGATCTCTTGTGGAAACGCTCTTCATAAGTATacaagcctttttcaactgatttgtatagttcgttcttatgttgtgctgttataacactttcccaggttaggggagggttgggataccgcatacatgtttaaccccgccacattaattatgtatgtgactgtcccaagtcaggagcctgtaattcagtggttgacgtttgtttatgtgttacatatttgtttttcgttcattttttatataaataaggccgttggttttctcgtttgaattgttttacattgttatatcggggcctgttatagctgactatgcggtatgggctttgcttattgttgaagggcgtacggtgacctatatttgttaatgtttgtgccattttggtctcttgtggacagttgtctcattggcaatcatacaacatcttttttttattatatattgtgtATTTGTTCTTACATTGAATGATTCAGAAGTTAAGATTTTAATTGGCAATGTTGATAAAGAGGCTTACCATTTGGTAAAAGATAAAACAAGCAATCCACAATGGTCTtaaaattgaaagacaaaaatTATTACAATTACATATATGCGTCTGAACAGTATGTCGAACCTAAAGATGTGAtgtattagctcacctggcccaaagggccaaatgagcttttcccatcactttgcgtccggcgtccggcgtcgtcgtccgtcgtcgatagcttttacaaaaatcttctcctctgaaactactcggcgaaattaatccaaacttggccacaatcatctttagggtatcgagtttaaaaaatgtgtggcgtgacccagccaaccaaccaagatggccaccatggctaaaaatagaacatagggggtgaaatgtagattttggcttatatctctgaaaccaaagcattaagagcaaatctgacatggggtaaaattgttcatcaagtgaaaatccgttgttgggttgctgccctggaattggcaattttaaggaaattataccgttttttggttattatcttgaatattattatagatagagataaactgtaaacagcaataatgttcagcaaatcagtaaacagcaataatgtttaaaaaatctatctgccctga
Proteins encoded:
- the LOC143059400 gene encoding uncharacterized protein LOC143059400 is translated as MDVLTGAQTEKIIQTLVDMRERVRIRQQEVPTTEEIYLNESITNVQTYLNMLSERDVLVCDKETIGIIRRLKQNLKFVSENRYTKSDFNLKMMVNGLQEKLTTMLKKCRKPVERSTDSYLTFIQQQTGNGRRPDIIESTDIFQRRTEEQCAELPGPSNNSPKLTRGKYTNIPRPRSTQIGQPAREDHCLEISRFVYILIDYVSFYTV